In Zingiber officinale cultivar Zhangliang chromosome 11B, Zo_v1.1, whole genome shotgun sequence, a single window of DNA contains:
- the LOC122033496 gene encoding GATA transcription factor 19-like — protein sequence MLRQCDHQSSAYPCSCGFANGGSSGGAAAFSFLYPVTTTKQFMDEGCDADVYSGRSSPSSVDCTLSLGTPSTRQTEHKTSAPSSAKIQRPSSCMWDILSQSKNSSMGSNASSNGGTSILGGDPLLLARRCANCDTTSTPLWRNGPRGPKSLCNACGIRFKKEERRAAASTAPPSSSPAAGEYGYHHRQHQSPWSCYASSAIKNSSSLTLYDDVADAGEAPYRPWQFNIAPSAQFPVRDRPSLFQYN from the exons ATGCTGCGCCAGTGCGACCACCAGAGCAGCGCGTACCCCTGCTCTTGCGGGTTCGCCAATGGCGGCAGCAGCGGCGGTGCCGCCGCCTTCTCGTTTCTTTATCCAGTGACGACGACGAAGCAGTTCATGGATGAAGGCTGCGATGCGGACGTGTATTCCGGTCGCTCTTCGCCTTCGTCGGTGGACTGCACCTTGTCGCTGGGGACCCCTTCCACTCGTCAAACAGAGCACAAGACATCGGCGCCGTCCTCCGCCAAGATCCAACGGCCGTCTTCGTGCATGTGGGATATCCTATCTCAGTCCAAGAACTCCTCCATGGGCTCCAATGCGTCGTCGAATGGTGGAACATCGATTCTGGGCGGTGACCCGCTGCTCCTCGCTCGCCGGTGTGCCAACTGCGACACCACCTCCACGCCATTGTGGAGAAATGGACCGCGCGGACCTAAA TCATTGTGCAATGCCTGCGGCATTCGCTTCAAGAAGGAAGAGCGCCGGGCGGCAGCGTCCACGGCGCCGCCCTCGTCGTCGCCGGCGGCCGGTGAGTACGGCTACCACCACCGGCAGCACCAGTCACCGTGGAGCTGCTACGCTTCGTCCGCCATCAAGAACAGCTCATCACTGACCTTGTACGATGACGTGGCGGACGCCGGGGAGGCACCGTACCGGCCGTGGCAGTTCAACATCGCGCCTTCGGCTCAGTTCCCGGTCCGAGACCGGCCCAGCCTTTTCCAATACAATTAA